The following proteins come from a genomic window of Suricata suricatta isolate VVHF042 chromosome 5, meerkat_22Aug2017_6uvM2_HiC, whole genome shotgun sequence:
- the CX3CR1 gene encoding CX3C chemokine receptor 1, with protein sequence MSTYSPEWILENFEYDESAEACDMGDVVAFGTVFLPILYSLVFAFGLVGNLLVVFALNNTRKPKNITDIYLLNLALSDLLFVATLPFWTHYLVSEQGLHNAVCKLTTAFFFIGFFGGIFFITVISVDRYWAIVLAANSMNTRTVQHGVTISLGVWAAAILVAAPQFMFTKQKENECLGDYPEVLQDLWPVLRNVEANLLGFLLPLLIMSYCYFRIIRTLCSCKNHKKAKAIKLIFLVVIVFFLFWTPYNIMIFLETLNLYDFFPSCDMKKDLRLAISVTETIAFTHCCLNPFIYAFAGEKFRRYLHHLYRKCLAVLCGHPVHASFSPSESQASKRESILSSNFTHHTSNGDGSVLL encoded by the coding sequence ATGTCCACCTACTCCCCCGAGTGGATTTTAGAAAACTTTGAGTACGATGAATCTGCTGAAGCCTGTGATATGGGGGACGTTGTGGCCTTCGGGACCGTCTTCCTGCCCATACTCTACTCCCTTGTCTTTGCCTTTGGCCTCGTGGGAAACCTGCTGGTGGTGTTTGCCCTCAACAACACCCGGAAGCCCAAGAACATCACTGACATTTACCTCCTGAACCTGGCCTTGTCTGACCTGCTTTTTGTGGCCACACTGCCTTTCTGGACTCACTACCTGGTCAGCGAGCAAGGCCTTCACAACGCTGTGTGCAAACTCACCACCGCCTTCTTCTTCATCGGCTTTTTTGGAGGCATATTCTTCATCACGGTCATCAGCGTCGACAGGTACTGGGCCATCGTCCTGGCCGCCAACTCCATGAACACCCGGACCGTGCAGCATGGCGTCACCATCAGCCTGGGCGTCTGGGCGGCCGCCATCTTGGTGGCTGCGCCTCAGTTCATgttcacaaaacaaaaagaaaacgaGTGTCTTGGCGACTATCCTGAGGTCCTACAGGACCTCTGGCCTGTTCTCCGAAACGTGGAGGCCAATTTGCTTGGTTTCCTGCTCCCCCTGCTCATTATGAGTTACTGTTACTTCAGAATCATTCGGACACTGTGTTCCTGCAAGAACCACAAGAAAGCCAAAGCCATTAAACTGATCTTTCTGGTGGTCATCgtgttttttctcttctggacACCCTACAACATCATGATTTTCTTAGAGACGCTTAATCTCTATGACTTCTTCCCCAGCTGCGACATGAAGAAGGACCTGAGGTTGGCCATCAGTGTGACTGAGACCATCGCATTCACCCACTGCTGTCTCAACCCCTTCATCTATGCATTTGCTGGAGAGAAGTTCAGACGATACCTTCACCACCTGTACAGGAAGTGCCTGGCTGTCCTGTGCGGTCACCCTGTCCACGCCAGCTTCTCCCCGTCTGAGTCACAGGCGAGCAAGCGGGAAAGCATTCTGAGCAGTAATTTCACTCATCACACCAGCAATGGAGACGGGTCTGTCCTCCTCTGA